The Podospora pseudopauciseta strain CBS 411.78 chromosome 2 map unlocalized CBS411.78m_2, whole genome shotgun sequence genome has a window encoding:
- a CDS encoding uncharacterized protein (EggNog:ENOG503PF9A), whose translation MAAKELPRHIVDDFGDPVPGDSKKWRDYPYANLQLREATQGVYNEQSDDIFANNGNEDAAVINAMFDAYRTVFDPDLDEIPAANRDLYHDVDELFTADILKKCHDGLVLGRRGEYLHGEHLYALTVRLLHLAQRDRNARLGPGTGKPTSRKPAAWYICPNEASVMVPSPVDHSEAQAQQAIDEAQPYLSRLIDADLRFQYENVVERFKQAKFTAHFANRNKAHWMAFILHKPIDATKNWTAFLFDSSPLPLNLQEPGQKYAKKAFVKWLEINCPQDTQRVKNVSYDGEKPKSPGPALIFLDRDISTQSDNWSCSLQCILNILAFIRYGCWGWDMIPHLRGKSNSEMVQTMMKILHNIMALKVNKNNLADYNTENTKGKTYRQTPVLLNRVDPEDEECKQRAQKEKRKKEDEQKRGGQAERDKDEQKKKEWDDMTRIYDEAQSTLRTETDKRKRAPANQVVAEWPNKLKAWGAKWNETVRSNSNETEEVKKKEAKRKEAARKETEKQEVEKQATEKQATEKQATEKQAAERQAAEKQKAENQKADRQAAENANRESWTSGNPDSSDDKSDGPGGGGGGRNGGGGRRDAPKRKRREHKYQGPNNTDYLNLGGDRIIKQLRDARQPVLVVDKDVPATAPGSDGIYRLFDRLLDLPEVAMFPTEIHSKFPPHTYPGKERMTKDTFNAFRHYEQALRDIRNGQAIQKEGIVPLALRQLASLQAHVRTGLQSYSRGLWFVLPTPYVLVVPEPGKAGPPLVRLGESRDRNDGFYYSRAEHEARFKKAESTIHFVYWEKTKHWAVMFRHPLHGHALYDSDVTFQGDRLSTRLEEADEAMKAWLGHNEIAFGKSLRPNLVKTRPSASESHWDSGLFALLNVVSRVHYRCYGWQGLPLQVYPEHTSIALRRRQIRALHNLVGLQMSEGIDTTRNYKSPIQPRFDFVAHPHYPTQRWDGRNERDNAIALLRPPTASTKKPDRPQYKDRGQNPRHLKRKKTTDTAATLVREIGKGEGHGPDENQPSPETARSGAEEVDAVAMSQFDGSKENMTTLPESELETAKLRAENVRLLQMIAADEEEIARLDVINDAFKKEVVVLQAALETENINVLDAGWATDRENEILKKTRKKAVESVTPFELWRDREFGRPDNRKAKKKGEEYILLFEQGFGDVLDKLLALDDDKLKASLRRFRAEVTKAEQPNAADEDVFGAQPTAKPESKPQKRPPGSYYVTDRATAATSTASRPTTAITSRTIPGSNMRPGLPTIEESSSSRADESSTTAAQLRMQGRQSSSAGGSAKHAEILDFEEWLLRGGAVLRGGARLRGGRPLGQVMDADYELNWRARRLKSLRTFYGEMEAKDTEKGDDEGAAWARDRMEDCADMEMCWIGWKHKSDALLEGERQASLFRSTPIGVGERPDWFPDEVDEDLDLDLLDMETKGSLKAYVSEYHERFKGLFRVSGDKARRGSVNDTDSLLGKTAAGRRLGSRTPPHGRGPHATATTSLGGGRQTTVTPSQGGRQQATVTPQGPQVGGRVTGGQQPTVTPPGPSVGGSITAGRRPTVTPQRPSVGRRIAGRQPTATPPGPTQRRPVGTATTKTPTPPHPFAGFTRTAPRVKPAVPGQSSSTEVSEEEEGNKIDTTQQSVGSTTPSMPPQPGSLRHLSFRPRPSIGGVVQGGRRSGLTPDRTVHCATGVTVMEYDDDPSTPVYERFSDEEEEKEEDDAPAPQQIAGRKRSIDETGEVVDQGGRKSPKRPKPTVEGGSSESEEL comes from the exons ATGGCAGCAAAGGAGCTTCCCCGGCATATCGTCGACGATTTCGGGGACCCGGTGCCGGGTGACTCGAAGAAGTGGCGGGATTATCCGTATGCGAATTTGCAATTGCGCGAAGCAACACAAGGCGTCTACAACGAGCAAAGCGATGACATCTTCGCCAACAATGGCAACGAAGACGCCGCCGTCATCAATGCCATGTTTGACGCATACAGGACCGTTTTTGACCCAGATCTCGACGAAATTCCGGCAGCAAACAGAGACCTCTACCATGATGTGGACGAACTGTTCACCGCCGATATTCTAAAGAAGTGCCACGACGGTCTTGTTCTGGGACGAAGGGGAGAATATCTGCATGGCGAACATTTGTATGCATTGACAGTCAGGCTGTTGCACTTGGCGCAGAGGGATAGAAACGCCCGCCTAGGTCCAGGAACGGGGAAGCCGACAAGCCGCAAACCCGCAGCATGGTATATTTGCCCCAATGAGGCGAGTGTGATGGTTCCGAGCCCAGTGGACCATTCAGAGGCTCAGGCTCAACAGGCTATAGACGAGGCGCAGCCCTACTTGAGCAGGCTGATAGACGCAGATTTGCGCTTCCAATATGAGaatgtggtggagaggttcAAACAGGCCAAATTTACAGCCCACTTCGCCAACCGAAACAAGGCTCATTGGATGGCCTTCATCCTCCACAAGCCAATAGATGCGACGAAGAACTGGACCGCATTTTTATTCGATTCGTCCCCACTACCTTTGAATTTACAGGAGCCAGGACAAAAATATGCCAAAAAAGCGTTTGTGAAGTGGCTCGAGATCAACTGCCCACAAGACACACAGCGGGTTAAAAACGTGTCATATGACGGAGAGAAGCCCAAATCTCCTGGCCCTGCCCTGATATTCCTCGACAGGGACATTTCGACACAAAGCGATAACTGGAGCTGTTCCCTCCAGTGTATCTTGAATATCTTAGCTTTTATCCGATAtgggtgttggggttgggacaTGATACCGCATCTGAGAGGCAAATCGAACAGCGAGATGGTACAGACTATGATGAAAATTCTCCACAACATCATGGCACTCAAAGTCAACAAGAACAACCTAGCGGATTACAACACCGAGAACACTAAAGGCAAGACTTATCGTCAGACACCGGTCCTGTTGAACCGAGTAGACCCTGAAGATGAAGAGTGTAAGCAGAGGGCAcagaaggaaaaaaggaagaaggaagatgaacagaagaggggggggcaAGCGGAGAGAGACAAAGacgagcagaagaagaaggagtggGATGACATGACGCGTATATACGATGAGGCGCAGAGTACTTTACGGACGGAAACCgacaagaggaaaagagcGCCGGCCAACCAGGTCGTAGCCGAGTGGCCGAACAAGTTAAAAGCGTGGGGAGCAAAGTGGAACGAGACGGTAAGAAGTAATAGCAATGAAACTGAGGaagtcaagaagaaggaggccaaAAGGAAGGAAGCCGCAAGGAAGGAGACCGAGAAGCAGGAGGTCGAGAAGCAGGCAACTGAGAAACAGGCAACTGAGAAGCAGGCAACTGAGAAGCAAGCAGCCGAGAGGCAGGCGGCCGAGAAGCAGAAGGCTGAGAATCAGAAGGCCGATAGACAGGCAGCCGAGAATGCAAACAGAGAGAGCTGGACTTCAGGCAATCCAGACAGTTCAGACGACAAGTCGGACGGTccaggcggtggaggcggtggacgaaatggtggaggtggccgGAGAGATGCGCCTAAACGGAAGCGCAGGGAACACAAGTACCAGGGACCCAACAATACTGACTATCTGAATCTGGGAGGGGACAGAATCATCAAGCAACTGAGAGACGCCCGTCAGCCTGTATTGGTCGTGGACAAGGATGTGCCTGCAACGGCGCCGGGCTCAGATGGCATATACAGACTCTTCGATCGGCTTCTCGACCTGCCTGAGGTTGCGATGTTTCCTACCGAAATCCATAGCAAGTTCCCCCCCCATACCTATCCGGGGAAGGAACGGATGACAAAAGACACATTCAATGCCTTTCGACATTACGAGCAGGCGCTGAGAGATATAAGGAATGGTCAGGCCATCCAAAAGGAAGGGATTGTGCCGCTGGCTCTGAGGCAGCTGGCTTCTCTGCAGGCCCATGTGCGAACCGGACTCCAAAGTTACTCTCGAGGGCTTTGGTTCGTGCTTCCCACCCCGTATGTGCTGGTCGTCCCCGAGCCTGGGAAGGCCGGCCCCCCTTTGGTACGGTTGGGAGAGTCTAGAGATCGAAATGACGGATTCTATTATTCCCGTGCTGAACACGAGGCGAGATTCAAAAAGGCGGAATCAACTATTCATTTTGTTTACTGGGAAAAGACCAAGCACTGGGCCGTCATGTTTCGACATCCTCTACATGGACATGCCCTCTACGACTCTGATGTTACATTTCAAGGCGACCGGCTGTCGACGCGACTGGAGGAAGCCGATGAGGCCATGAAAGCGTGGCTCGGTCATAACGAGATTGCGTTCGGCAAGAGCCTCCGGCCTAACCTTGTCAAAACTCGACCTTCTGCTTCCGAGAGCCACTGGGACAGCGGCCTCTTCGCGCTCCTCAACGTGGTCAGTCGGGTACACTACCGCTGTTATGGCTGGCAGGGGCTGCCCTTACAAGTCTACCCGGAGCATACCAGTATCgccctccgccgccgtcaaATCAGGGCCCTCCACAACCTTGTCGGTCTCCAAATGAGCGAAGGCATTGATACCACCAGAAACTACAAGTCGCCAATTCAACCGAGATTTGATTTTGTTGCCCACCCCCACTATCCGACCCAGCGCTGGGACGGCAGAAACGAGAGAGACAATGCCATTGCCCTTCTACGGCCGCCCACTGCTTCAACCAAAAAGCCAGACCGACCGCAGTACAAAGACCGTGGTCAGAATCCCAGACACCTAAAGCGCAAAAAGACCACAGACACAGCGGCCACGCTTGTTCGGGAGattgggaaaggggagggccATGGTCCGGATGAGAATCAGCCGAGTCCGGAGACGGCGAGGTCGGGGGCGGAAGAGGTGGACGCCGTGGCGATGAGCCAGTTTGATGGCTCGAAGGAAAATATGACGACACTACCCGAGTCTGAACTGGAAACTGCAAAGCTCCGGGCCGAAAATGTCAGGCTTCTGCAAATGATCGCagctgacgaggaggagatcgcTCGATTGGACGTGATCAACGACGCGTTCAAGAAAGAGGTCGTTGTGCTGCAAGCAGCGCTTGAGACTGAGAATATAAACGTCCTGGATGCAGGCTGGGCGACCGATCGGGAAAACGAGATattgaagaagacgaggaaaaAGGCGGTAGAGTCGGTCACGCCCTTTGAGCTGTGGAGAGATAGGGAGTTTGGCCGTCCCGATAACCGAAAAGCCAAGAAAAAGGGCGAAGAGTACATCCTGTTGTTCGAGCAAGGCTTTGGTGATGTGCTGGACAAGCTCTTGGCCTTGGACGATGATAAGTTGAAGGCGTCCTTGCGCAGGTTCCGGGCCGAGGTCACCAAGGCAGAACAACCGAatgctgctgatgaggaTGTCTTCGGAGCCCAGCCAACGGCCAAACCGGAAAGCAAACCGCAAAAGCGACCTCCTGGCTCATATTATGTCACTGATAGAGCGACGGCAGCGACTAGCACAGCGAGTcgtccaacaacagcaataACCTCCCGCACCATTCCCGGGTCCAACATGAGGCCAGGTCTACCGACAATTGAGGAGAGCTCTTCCAGCCGTGCCGATGAAAGCTCAACGACAGCAGCCCAGCTGAGAATGCAAGGTCGACAATCGTCATCGGCTGGGGGTAGCGCAAAGCATGCCGAAATCTTGGACTTTGAAGAGTGGCTGCTAAGGGGAGGTGCCGTTCTGAGGGGAGGTGCTCGGCTGAGGGGCGGTCGTCCGCTAGGGCAAGTTATGGATGCCGACTACGAACTCAACTGGCGAGCCCGCCGATTAAAGTCGCTCCGGACATTTTATGGCGAAATGGAGGCGAAAGACACGGAAAAGGGCGATGACGAAGGCGCTGCGTGGGCGAGGGATAGAATGGAAGATTGCGCAGATATGGAGATGTGCTGGATCGGTTGGAAGCACAAATCCGATGCCTTGCTCGAAGGCGAAAGACAAGCTAGTCTCTTTAGGAGTACGCCCATCGGCGTGGGCGAAAGACCGGACTGGTTCCcagatgaggttgatgaggatcTTGACCTTGATCTCTTGGACATGGAGACCAAAGGTAGCTTGAAAGCCTACGTCTCGGAGTACCATGAGAGGTTCAAGGGTTTGTTCCGGGTCTCGGGCGATAAGGCACGGCGCGGGTCAGTCAATGACACCGATTCACTGCTAGGCAAGACTGCGGCGGGTCGTCGACTGGGCAGTAGGACCCCTCCTCATGGGAGAGGACCACATGCCACAGCGACTACTTCactgggaggaggacgacagACCACAGTTACTCCTTCTCAGGGAGGGAGACAACAGGCTACAGTGACTCCTCAAGGGCCACAAGTCGGTGGACGTGTAACGGGAGGGCAACAACCTACAGTAACTCCTCCAGGGCCCTCCGTCGGCGGGAGTATAACGGCAGGAAGACGACCTACAGTCACTCCTCAAAG GCCCTCCGTCGGCAGGCGCATAGCGGGACGACAGCCTACAGCAACCCCTCCGGGCCCTACTCAAAGACGACCTGTCGGCACAGCCACGACAAAAACCCCCACGCCACCTCACCCTTTTGCGGGTTTCACCCGGACGGCACCAAGAGTAAAACCTGCCGTCCCAGGTCAGAGCTCCTCAACCGAAGTctcggaagaggaagaggggaacAAGATCGATACGACGCAGCAGTCCGTCGGCAGCACCACGCCCTCAATGCCGCCGCAGCCGGGGTCTCTACGGCACCTCTCCTTCCGACCTCGCCCGAGTATAGGGGGGGTGGTTCAGGGAGGGCGACGGTCGGGGCTCACACCGGATAGGACGGTCCATTGTGCGACTGGGGTGACGGTCATGGAGTATGATGATGACCCGAGCACGCCGGTGTACGAGAGGTTtagtgacgaggaggaggagaaggaggaggatgatgctcCAGCGCCGCAGCAGATtgcggggaggaagaggtcgaTCGATGAGactggggaggtggtggatcaaggggggaggaagagtcCCAAGAGGCCGAAGCCTActgtggagggggggtcTTCTGAGTCGGAGGAGCTTTAG